Proteins encoded by one window of Myxococcus guangdongensis:
- a CDS encoding alpha/beta fold hydrolase, translated as MNTKPQQGGYATVDDLKVYFEVHGGPLEGGKAPLVLLPGGMLAIETAFTKDLLPRFAKSRPVIAMEMQGHGHTGDRPGPIQLERMVKDVAGVLAHLGVKRAHLLGHSLGGMIATGVCVHHPEVVASATLLSVTYTLEGMQPELVKMQRDPTHVPSPELIPLLPTEADFLSWKANFDKYNPDPSNFESVLARLNTLLTEWKGWSPAQLNGIRAPVLLALGDNDFTRLEHAAEMYRLIPGSKLAVLPNTTHMNIIERGAWLEPMVQELIARAEGA; from the coding sequence ATGAACACGAAGCCGCAGCAGGGTGGCTACGCCACCGTCGACGACCTGAAGGTCTATTTCGAGGTCCACGGAGGTCCGCTCGAGGGAGGCAAGGCGCCGCTCGTCCTGCTGCCCGGGGGCATGCTGGCCATCGAGACGGCCTTCACGAAGGACCTGCTCCCGCGCTTCGCCAAGAGCCGCCCCGTCATCGCCATGGAGATGCAGGGACATGGCCACACGGGAGACAGGCCGGGGCCCATCCAGCTGGAGCGCATGGTGAAGGACGTCGCGGGCGTGCTCGCGCACCTCGGCGTGAAGCGGGCCCACCTGCTGGGCCACAGCCTGGGCGGGATGATTGCCACGGGCGTGTGCGTCCACCACCCCGAGGTCGTCGCCAGCGCCACGCTCCTGAGCGTCACCTACACGCTCGAGGGCATGCAGCCCGAGCTGGTGAAGATGCAGAGGGATCCGACGCACGTGCCCTCGCCCGAGCTGATTCCGCTCCTGCCCACGGAGGCGGACTTCCTGTCGTGGAAGGCGAACTTCGACAAGTACAACCCGGACCCGTCCAACTTCGAGTCCGTGCTGGCGCGACTGAACACCCTGTTGACGGAGTGGAAGGGGTGGAGCCCGGCGCAGCTCAACGGCATCCGCGCCCCCGTGCTGCTCGCGCTCGGGGACAATGACTTCACCCGCCTGGAGCACGCGGCGGAGATGTACCGCCTCATCCCCGGCTCGAAGCTGGCCGTGCTGCCGAACACCACGCACATGAACATCATCGAGCGCGGTGCCTGGCTGGAGCCCATGGTCCAGGAGCTCATCGCTCGGGCGGAAGGCGCCTGA
- a CDS encoding SOS response-associated peptidase, whose amino-acid sequence MCGRVTVRTSPDQLVVELGLAGIRMAVDRPRFNLAPTQLMPVVPNDGARMLDAFRWGLIPSWAKDASIGNKLINARGETVAEKPSFRSALKRRRCLVLVDGWFEWKQSTKPKTPFYFHRADGKPLALAGLWEEWTAQDTGEVLRTCTIITTSPNALMAPIHDRMPVILPPPAQEVWLRPEPQESSVLLPLLVPVADDGLDAYEVARVVNSPTNDVPACVERVAA is encoded by the coding sequence ATGTGCGGCCGTGTCACCGTTCGGACCTCTCCTGATCAGCTCGTGGTGGAGCTGGGCCTCGCCGGCATTCGCATGGCGGTGGACCGCCCCCGCTTCAACCTGGCGCCCACGCAGCTGATGCCCGTGGTGCCCAATGACGGAGCGCGGATGCTGGACGCCTTCCGCTGGGGGCTCATCCCTTCGTGGGCGAAGGACGCGAGCATCGGCAACAAGCTCATCAACGCGCGCGGGGAGACGGTGGCGGAGAAGCCCAGCTTCCGCAGCGCGCTCAAGCGTCGCCGGTGCCTGGTGCTGGTGGACGGCTGGTTCGAGTGGAAGCAGTCCACGAAGCCGAAGACGCCCTTCTACTTCCACCGCGCGGACGGCAAGCCCCTGGCGCTCGCGGGGCTGTGGGAGGAGTGGACGGCGCAGGACACCGGCGAGGTGCTGCGCACCTGCACCATCATCACCACCAGCCCCAACGCGTTGATGGCGCCCATCCATGACCGGATGCCCGTCATCCTGCCGCCCCCGGCCCAGGAGGTGTGGCTGCGCCCAGAGCCCCAGGAGTCCTCCGTCCTGCTGCCCCTGCTGGTGCCGGTGGCGGATGACGGCCTGGATGCCTACGAGGTGGCGCGCGTGGTCAATTCTCCCACGAACGACGTGCCGGCCTGCGTGGAGCGGGTGGCGGCGTAG
- a CDS encoding MBL fold metallo-hydrolase: MGGEAKLQALSALRIQGIGHWNLMEQSERPAPPWLVSYEQVDEVRDPRQRRLRMKTEGRGSGGLEDWQGATMVLSDGVVMLERGGQRRPAGGAQLQDMNERLDFAPERILFTALAAPELRALADTRLQDVPHHVVAFRHGHARVKLYLNARTRLPTMVETQDAHPSDFFWSVWGDVTTRLFFQAWSLEPGGLRYPRHWEWERKGQAYHSFTVTRLELAPKVSEEDFAIPEDVKKGFGARGKMTVEDLPLGHPDRPAVELAPGVVHLPGAWDVTLVKQDDGLVIVEAPISSGYSARILEEAQRRFPGVKVKAVVSTSDAWPHVGGVREYAARGVPLHVLDLNRPLLQGVLTAPRTLAPDALARAPRAALLVNVGQRVKLGSGKNRLELVPVRTETGERMLFVALPEHRLLYTSDLVQPRPDGTFFNVQQVSETMEVIARERLDVDRVFGMHLSATEVASLTAAVEKQQAPPLSEVKP; the protein is encoded by the coding sequence ATGGGGGGTGAAGCGAAGCTCCAGGCCCTCTCCGCGCTGCGCATCCAGGGCATCGGCCACTGGAACCTGATGGAGCAGTCCGAGCGCCCTGCCCCGCCGTGGCTCGTCAGCTACGAGCAGGTCGACGAGGTGCGCGACCCGCGACAGCGCCGGCTGCGCATGAAGACCGAGGGCCGTGGCTCCGGAGGGCTCGAGGACTGGCAGGGCGCGACGATGGTGCTGTCCGACGGCGTGGTGATGCTGGAGCGCGGCGGCCAGCGACGCCCCGCGGGAGGCGCACAGCTCCAGGACATGAACGAGCGGCTCGACTTCGCGCCCGAGCGCATCCTCTTCACCGCGCTGGCCGCTCCGGAGCTGCGCGCGCTGGCGGACACCCGCCTGCAGGACGTGCCGCACCACGTGGTGGCGTTCCGCCATGGCCACGCTCGGGTAAAGCTGTACCTCAACGCGAGGACGCGGCTGCCGACGATGGTGGAGACGCAGGACGCGCACCCGTCGGACTTCTTCTGGAGTGTCTGGGGTGACGTGACGACGCGGCTGTTCTTCCAGGCGTGGTCCCTGGAGCCGGGCGGGCTGCGCTATCCGCGCCACTGGGAGTGGGAGCGCAAGGGACAGGCGTACCACAGCTTCACGGTGACGCGGCTGGAGCTGGCGCCGAAGGTCTCCGAGGAGGACTTCGCCATCCCCGAGGACGTGAAGAAGGGCTTCGGCGCGCGCGGCAAGATGACGGTGGAGGACCTGCCGCTGGGCCACCCCGACCGCCCGGCCGTCGAGCTGGCGCCGGGCGTCGTGCACCTGCCTGGTGCGTGGGATGTCACGCTGGTGAAGCAGGACGACGGCCTGGTCATCGTCGAGGCGCCCATCTCCTCGGGCTACTCGGCGCGAATCCTGGAGGAGGCCCAGCGCCGCTTCCCCGGCGTGAAGGTGAAGGCCGTGGTCTCCACGAGCGATGCCTGGCCTCACGTGGGCGGTGTCCGCGAGTACGCCGCGCGCGGCGTCCCGCTCCACGTGCTGGACCTCAACCGGCCGCTCCTGCAGGGCGTGCTCACGGCGCCTCGGACCCTCGCGCCGGACGCGCTCGCCCGCGCGCCTCGGGCCGCCTTGCTCGTCAACGTGGGGCAACGCGTGAAGCTCGGCAGCGGGAAGAACCGGTTGGAGCTGGTCCCCGTGCGCACGGAGACCGGGGAGCGGATGCTCTTCGTCGCGCTACCCGAGCACCGGCTGCTCTACACCAGCGACCTGGTCCAGCCTCGCCCGGATGGGACGTTCTTCAACGTGCAGCAGGTCTCCGAGACGATGGAGGTCATCGCGCGTGAGCGACTGGACGTGGACCGCGTCTTCGGCATGCACCTGAGCGCCACGGAGGTGGCCTCGCTCACGGCGGCGGTGGAGAAGCAGCAGGCCCCGCCGCTCTCCGAGGTGAAGCCCTGA